GTGTGGCGTTGAGTGCTGTTTACGCGGCCGGCCATCTGCTTTAACCTCCCGGTGGATTCCAGGGGAAATGTCAGCACAGTAACCCTTAGTAAATGGTGCCTAAATGTTCATCTCAGAGCTGATCCTTTGCCATTGGTGTTTGTAGAAGACGAGAAAGTACCCCAAACAAATCCGTTATTCTGGCTcttgggaagtggaggtaggaagatccaGACCAATCTGGACAGCAtagcgagttcgaggccagcctgggatacacgtGACCCACCCTGCCTTGGGTTAAGTGAGGAAAAAGTCGCACCAGGGTGACAAAAGACATCTACCAAGAACCGAGATGGTCTCACTTATCAAATTGCTTCCTCAATTGCAGTCTTTGCCCCCACACTCCTAACGAGTGAATAAATTAAATTCCCCAGTTGGTGATGGATCTCTAAAGCCACCAACTGTGCATCTTTCCTGATCCATTGGCTGATCATGTTCCACTGTTAGACGTGAGGAAAGGCAGAAATTGaagtttctgtctgtgtttgcAGGTGAGAAAAAGTCTTCCTGGACTGTTGCCCCCTGGTCACTCAGCAAGGTCATGTTCTTTTCCGCATTTGAACCTCAGGGGATCATCCTGTTTCCTGACATGcacaagggaaactgaggaagctCTCCTGTGAGGCCCAGCTCAGGGGCTTTGGTCCTAGCCCTGTAAGTGCCCTGGATTTTGacaagagggggaaagaaaagtgcATTTGCAGCGCTAGGAATTTTCCTTAGAGTCTGCGATTGGGTCAGAGATGTGAATTTGGACCCTAAAGGAGTGTTCTAGGGAGTTCCTCTTATTCTGGACCCCAACTAGCTCATGAGAACTGTGGGTCAGGTGAGTCTCTTGCTTGTCCATAATGTGAAGAATTTCTAACAATGGAAAAAGATGATAAAATGTAAGAACTCTTGTGATcagtggcggggggggggtaTTACATCAAATGGATAGGAAGGTGCTGCTGAAGCTGTCTGTGTATTTGAGGCTGTGGTACccagaagacagacagggagCTGAAATCGGCCTCACTTTTGTGTTCTGAACCTCCAAAGAGCCAAGAGTCCACACTTATCTACACCCCTATCTCCTAGCactttttgtaaaaagaaaaattaattttcattttatgcatatgggtgttttgcctgcacatgtgtacatctgtgtaccatgtatgtgtgttttgcaaaaaccagaagagggtgttggatctcctggaactggagttacaggtggttgtgacccaccatgtaactggaaattgaacccagatcctctggaaaaatacccagtgttcttaaccactgaggtatCTCCACCCCtaccctccatctcctcctcttccttctttttttgagacagagtctcactctgtagccctggctgatctcaaactcatagagattggctttctctgcctccctagtgcttaGGATCAGAGGAGtaccccaccacacccagtgctgctgcttccctcctcctcctgttcctcttcctcctccccctcctcctcctcctcctcctctttctcctcttcctcttcctcttcctcctcttcttgtgtgtgttgagaaagggtctctctgtgtgacagccctggctgtcctggaactcactttgtagaccaggctggcctcgaactcactgagatccactggcccctgccttcctagtgctgggattaaaggcgtgtgccaccacccagtaCTGGTTCTCTTCTTTTAAGACAGTTCCCACATCGTCTACCTCTTTCTTCCACAGAAGATTCACAAGAGGGGAGatattggagctggagagatggcttagtggttaagaacatctGCTTTTGTAGGGGacatgagttcagtccccagcacccattgTCTGGTTATTCACTACCACCTACGACTCCAACTCCAGGGTTCTGACACCCTTTGTTGGCCTCCAAAGGGCACCTTCACTCGTGCACACATAACCCACTCCCCGCACACACAGACATctagttaaaaataatacatcttacaaagaggcaggaagaaatgTTCTCAGGCCTCAAAGGGTAAGACCTTACCCAGGCAAAGCAGAGTCCTTAGGGTTCCAAAGTGACTTGGAAGTCAGTAACGCTCTGCCGAAGTGAGAGGGATGTAGGAAGTGGAGGACTGGTGACTGTAGGGGCCAGCCATTGCCACGTGGATGCCAGGCCCAAAGTCACGAACGGCCACACCCATCGCCAACCACTTCAgaactccccctctctctttattTGTCTCTCCTCCCAGGGATGTTTGGGTACGTCCCAAGGAGCACACTCAAGATCCCAACCCAGAATACAGCTTCATAGACAGCATGGCCCATATATAACTGATTCCAGGGCCCAGGAGTGATTGGTTGACTCAGTCTGGCAAAGGCAAGTAGGGGCGAGGGTCTCCAGGGAATGGCAGGTCAGGCACCCGATTATAGTGGGCCATCAGGAAGATGCCGGCCGTGCCgcagatgaagagagagagcatGGCCAGGAAACAGACACGGTCCAGCACTCGGCCCACCAGGAACCACTCCTCATTCCCCTGAGGGCAACAACACACTGTGGGGTAGAGGTGTGACCAGGGGCAGCATCTAGCCTGGGTTCTGTCTTTCACTGTTAGGTCCACAGCTGGCCTCCATTCCCTGCTCTTCAGCCTTCTCACCTCTGTCTATACCAACCTGTCCCCTTTCGTGGTATCCGTCCCATTGCTCACTCCCCCTCCCACTTCCAAGGCCTGCTTTTTTTGTCCCCAGAGCTAAGACACCCCATTCATTCTGTCCCCATGCTGCGCTAGAGTACTCGCCCACCCTGCTCCAAGCTTACACTGTCAAAGTGACTCTGCTGGCGCCGGGCACGGGCCATGAGGTTACAGGCCTCCACGCAGGCCTGGATGGCTGGGGAGGCTTGCTTCAGGCTTCCACAGaactcctggctctgcctcattTCTGGCCCATTTTCTGCTGGGAAAATAGTCAGTGGGAGAAAGCTAGCAGGGCTGTGGGTTCTTCCCAGAGACCTGGCCCCCCTCTCTCCCACTTGAGCACTTGCTCAGCATTTATCTGCTGTGCCCAGCTCTGTCTTCATTAACTGGACAGGATAGTCCTCAGTGGCACCCCTTGGGCCTCACCTAGCTTTTCTAGTGCAGCTTGCACCAATCCATTGCGCTGCCTCTGTCTGAAGAGGAGTTCACTGCGTGGGAGATAGAGACCCCCTTCCTCCCGAGTTGTGATGGGCCATCCCGAGGAGGAGCCATTCTGGAGCCGCAACCGGGCATCCTGGACAGGAGCGGGGCCCCGTGGGCGCACATGCATCCATAACAGCTGGGGCAGGAGCCTCAGGAACACCTGTAGAGGGTTTGTTCTGGTAGGCGCCCCCTTGGGCAGCCAGGGCAAGCTTGGGAATATAAGCAGGAGATGGGCATGAGGGTTGTACCTTAGGGGCAGCAACTGGGTCTTGGTCCAGTTTGACTACTTTCTCCTGGACACAGAACCAGTACCCTGAGCTTTTGTGACTTTCAGAATCATCAGAGCACTTTTCtcagactctaaccctctgctCCCTGCTAGAATAGCCTAGGCTACTGGAACGTACCTAGGGATTCTACATTTGCAACACGATTCTCAGCTTTCTGCTACAGGTGGGCTGCAGGGCACATAGACAGCTAGGACAGAAccctctttcctctgctttctgggaATAGGTAATATTGGGTAAGCTCCCTAACCTCTCTGTGTCTCCGTTTTCCTATCTGTTTAACGGAGACGATACACCAACGCCCTCTTAAGGGATTTTATGAATGTTAAGGAAGTTAGTACCCGTAATATATCCCTGGGCACTGATATCATTTGCCTGCTTTAGACGTGAAGATATGTATCGCATAGATTTGCTGCTAAATTAGAGAGTAGGGACATGGGTGTGGAGCGAGTCATGTGTGATTGGGAAGGACAGATGGATGCCCAAGGGGACAGGGAAGTGCCTTGCCTTGCGGACTCCCCGGGccatggagtgtgtgtggggggacctCAAGGACACGTTGAGCACCACCACTGAGTTCACGACGATGAGGATGGTCACCACCATGAGGAAGGTCAGGTACCTGTCCAGGGTCAGGCAAGCAGGAGGCTGGGTATCCATTAGGCACCTCATACCCAGGTGCCACACACCCTGCTTCCCTCGGGCCCCCTCATGACAAATGccccaggaagggaagggggtACTGGGGATGTAGCCCACTGCCAGAACATTTGCTTAGCAAGGCTCCACCCCCTGCACAGGTGGTGAGGAGTGGGAAACAGGTGTGAGGACTAGCCTTACTTGCTGATGAGCGGCACTGCCTGGGAGGTCTCAGGCACCTTCTTGGCCACGAGGAAAAGGAAGACGGTCTGGGCCAGGAGCACGTTGATGGCCACTGTGCATTTCTGGCCGCCCGCTGCCCATGACCAAGATGACCTCAGAGCAGGTTCCCCCCACACCTCCTGAGGAACTCCCTTACCCTACAGGGAGCCCACTACCCTTGTACTAGGATTATGGTGCCACCCTATGCCGTGACCAGTCAGGCCTGGGCTTCCCCCTCCCACAGGCCCAGGTACCCTTGGCAGGAAGGAAGTAGATGAGGATAGCAACGGAGGAAATGAGCACGCAGGGGGCGATGATGTTGATGACGTAGAAGAGGGGCTTGCGCTGGATGAGCAGGTAGAAAACCACTTTTTGGTGGCCTGCCTCCTCTGCTGGCGCCACAGGATCCAGTAGCATCTTGGCTGGTCGATGCCGGATGGCCCATTCTCCATTCTCTGTGGTGAGCACAGGGAATGTGACCTGGGTAAATGTGTGGCCTGAACAGCCAAGTCGCAGGGGCACAGTGGGATAGAGATTGAATATTGATCAATTATTGTAGGAAAGGTGAGAACTTCCCTGGATCCTTTCTTGCATGTACACGtggcatatgtatacacacttatacacatgcatgcatacactcacatatgtgtaggtgcatgtgtatgtgttgatgcatgtgtgtgtttatagtgtATATACATAGAAGCCAGAGACTGACATCaagtatcttcctcaatcactctttACCTTTTATCTTGAGATACGGTCTGTcccttgaacccagagccttacTCTGGGAATCCCTTGTTTCCATTCGCCTTGTGCAGGGTAGGCTGCCACTTCTAACCAGGgtttatgtgggctctggagacCTGAATTCTGGTACGTACAGTAAGTGCTTTACCcgacagagccatctccccagcttgcctgcctttctctttaaaggtagtctccctgtgtagcctaggctagcctcaaactttctgTCCTCTGGAGGGTTGGGGTCACatacatgtgccaccatacctgactttcTGTTGGGATCTTTTGAAAACCATATTCTATGATACACCGCAGTTTTCATATTGAGGTGTGTGAAAGGGCATGGCCTTGGTCTAACAGGGGTCCCCACATGGGGGTTACCTGTGAAAGCCTCGGGGTCGATGAAGATCCACTCAATGGCTTGTCCATCTTCCTGGCTCAGCTGCAGGTTAATCTCACTGGTGCTGTAAGTCTGAGACCTGGGGTCAGGAGTGAGGGTAAGGGGAAGCCAGGCAGACCTGCTCATGAGGTCACAGACACAGTGATCTAAGGGCAGCTGTGGGCATTGGGCCTTGACGTATACAGTGCCACATCCTTGAGTTCCCCATCAAGTCCCAGGGTAGCATGCAGGGGAACATGCCTGGCCAAAGGCTTCAGGGCTACTCTGTCCCTTCTACTGCCGCCAAAGACCTTTGGGTAGAAATACAGGCTTATCATAAGACTATCCTTGGGGGCCTACCAATTTCCCAAGTCCTCTTGGAATCCTTACAATTCCTCCCAAGATCGCCATTCACAGCTTATGGATGAGGGAACAGACCCAAAGGTCCCAGGTGTGGCTCAGGTCACATGCTGGCTTTGGCCAGTCTTCTCTTTTCCAGGGAAGCCTGCCTGTCTATGGTCCCATGTGTATGCCGGCATGCCTGTGTGTTCTTACCCACACACTCCAGACATTAATATCTcccctggggacagaggcaggaagctggagcaaTGGAGGATGGGTGAGAGGACTTAGTAGGAGGACACATAGGTACAGGTGATGGGTCCAGGCCACCCGGCCTTGAGGTGCCTCCGATGCTGGTCCCCCGCACCCAGTCCCCTCCTAGCTCCCTGAGGCTCCCCCACTCCATCAATTGTCTCACTGGAAGATGAGAGAGCAGTTCTGCCAATCGAAGGGGAAGTAGGTGACAGAGATGGAGCAGGAGGAGCGGAAGATGGCAGGTGGCAGCCAGTAGATACAACCGTCAGGGGACACGAGCACGTTGCAGTAGAGG
The genomic region above belongs to Microtus ochrogaster isolate Prairie Vole_2 linkage group LG4, MicOch1.0, whole genome shotgun sequence and contains:
- the Chrng gene encoding acetylcholine receptor subunit gamma, encoding MHGGRGPPLLLPLLAICLGIQSLNQEERLFADLMRNYDPHLRPAEHDSDVVNVSLKLTLTNLISLNEREEALTTNVWIEMQWCDYRLRWDPQDYEGLWILRVPSTMVWRPDIVLENNVDGVFEVALYCNVLVSPDGCIYWLPPAIFRSSCSISVTYFPFDWQNCSLIFQSQTYSTSEINLQLSQEDGQAIEWIFIDPEAFTENGEWAIRHRPAKMLLDPVAPAEEAGHQKVVFYLLIQRKPLFYVINIIAPCVLISSVAILIYFLPAKAGGQKCTVAINVLLAQTVFLFLVAKKVPETSQAVPLISKYLTFLMVVTILIVVNSVVVLNVSLRSPHTHSMARGVRKVFLRLLPQLLWMHVRPRGPAPVQDARLRLQNGSSSGWPITTREEGGLYLPRSELLFRQRQRNGLVQAALEKLENGPEMRQSQEFCGSLKQASPAIQACVEACNLMARARRQQSHFDSGNEEWFLVGRVLDRVCFLAMLSLFICGTAGIFLMAHYNRVPDLPFPGDPRPYLPLPD